In Humulus lupulus chromosome 6, drHumLupu1.1, whole genome shotgun sequence, a single genomic region encodes these proteins:
- the LOC133782495 gene encoding protein translation factor SUI1 homolog, which translates to MSELDVQIPTTFDPFAEANAEDSGAGSKEYVHIRIQQRNGRKSLTTVQGLKKEFSYNKILKDLKKEFCCNGTVVQDPELGQVIQLQGDQRKNVSSFLTQAGIVKKEHIKIHGF; encoded by the exons ATGTCTGAGCTCGACGTACAGATCCCCACTACCTTCG ATCCGTTTGCTGAGGCAAATGCTGAGGACTCGGGTGCTGGATCAAAAGAGTATGTTCACATTCGTATCCAGCAGAGGAACGGGAGGAAGAGCCTGACCACTGTGCAGGGACTGAAGAAGGAATTCAGCTACAATAAGATACTTAAAGACCTTAAGAAAGAGTTTTGCTGTAATGGTACTGTAGTTCAGGACCCAGAACTAGGGCAG GTGATTCAACTTCAAGGAGATCAGCGTAAGAATGTATCCTCCTTCCTTACTCAG GCTGGCATTGTGAAGAAGGAACATATCAAAATTCATGGTTTCTGA